From one Eisenibacter elegans DSM 3317 genomic stretch:
- a CDS encoding FKBP-type peptidyl-prolyl cis-trans isomerase, whose translation MKASSGHIVKVHYTGKFTDNTLFDSSVDAEPLEFQLGQGMMIPGFEAAVLGMEVGQAKQGVLIPAAEAYGPVNPEMMFEVPMNELPPATTVGTQLQAEAGNGQVIPVTVAEVNGDVAVIDANHPLAGKDLVFDIELVSITPSAD comes from the coding sequence ATGAAAGCATCTTCAGGACACATCGTAAAAGTTCACTATACAGGAAAGTTTACGGACAACACCCTTTTCGACTCATCAGTTGATGCGGAGCCGCTTGAGTTTCAACTAGGCCAAGGAATGATGATTCCGGGCTTTGAGGCCGCCGTATTGGGAATGGAAGTAGGCCAAGCCAAGCAAGGAGTATTAATTCCGGCAGCAGAAGCCTACGGGCCTGTCAACCCCGAAATGATGTTTGAGGTTCCTATGAACGAGTTGCCACCGGCAACAACTGTAGGCACACAGCTCCAAGCCGAAGCCGGCAACGGGCAGGTAATTCCTGTAACTGTGGCTGAGGTGAATGGCGATGTAGCCGTAATCGATGCCAATCATCCGCTAGCAGGCAAAGATTTAGTTTTTGATATCGAATTGGTGTCTATCACCCCTTCTGCCGACTAA
- a CDS encoding OmpA family protein, with the protein MKITPLVITLLGVLWGFPIFAQSNNEPQLRIRLHPAQIYAPQQVNLSWEGSNVRRVEIVGLVDELPPSGEYLLNFEPDTQYKLIAYGKKPKQMRTYNVRIPFKTLKINHFIAKDTLLASDLKTLVSWQVQDAVKLRLEANGQLLADDLPLSGSKEIRMGKEHIYLQLIAEVPDQQLIITKALSIYHRLGGKFEGGSVLPNEAGLLRWDIPQADSVRLEETYPKPQILGEALPAVGSLTVGTLDAYPNGRTFVLTAFKEGLAIGEQTARLWSRVTRLRLVAKLAQEEKGTTHLTLGQGEMFRLVWNATNLDSLRLYEENKLIGQFKGNGSRTLTAPLTSRTYQMRAYDPEQRHWEETSVQVTVRNRHFVKNNIALQELAKDHPIMMEIIATDYSQYPDRITLRVLAVDTVGNFVSGLANSPDLVKKYFVSLTENFDKQVAKVGNFQVKEVSREVSAPYHFSLALDYSGSMIGAPIASLEAGLKEFIRQKSPKDRISLTKFDHNLHTVVRAQTNPDSILAQYPMGLSKFGGATALYAAADLALEVFEPQQYNQVLVLMTDGMDNASLLHENKAFSAMELVRKARAQGVGIYPVVYGQGANEEVMQQVAELTGGYIYFTNQAKDLIDIYQEIPRLFQHYYEISYKPTPRDGGRFIQLTYFNQQSEHQAGRGMFVGEGYDLSKLDLGDVPSLKAGFEPIFKGKHIIAAPQVVALFGFNQANLEEAYKTNLQPIISFLNKRPKAVIEVYGHTDMVGDTQRQVVLSEQRAEVVKQYLISQGIAPERIATKGFGKAAPVWPEEKAPWQAQENRRIEVLLLE; encoded by the coding sequence ATGAAAATAACGCCTTTAGTAATAACACTCCTAGGAGTACTTTGGGGCTTTCCCATCTTTGCACAAAGCAATAATGAGCCACAGCTGAGAATTCGCCTCCATCCGGCACAAATCTATGCTCCACAACAAGTAAATCTCAGCTGGGAGGGGAGCAATGTTCGCCGTGTGGAGATTGTGGGACTGGTAGATGAGCTGCCTCCCAGTGGAGAGTACCTCCTCAACTTTGAGCCAGATACACAATACAAACTCATTGCGTACGGGAAAAAACCAAAACAAATGCGGACATACAATGTTCGCATCCCTTTTAAAACCCTGAAAATCAATCATTTTATAGCCAAAGACACCTTACTGGCCTCCGACCTGAAAACCCTCGTCAGCTGGCAGGTACAAGATGCGGTCAAGCTGCGCTTAGAAGCCAACGGGCAACTGCTAGCCGATGACTTACCACTATCAGGAAGCAAGGAAATCCGTATGGGCAAGGAACATATTTATTTGCAACTGATAGCAGAAGTTCCAGACCAACAGCTGATTATCACAAAAGCCCTATCCATTTACCATCGGTTGGGAGGAAAGTTTGAGGGAGGGAGTGTCTTGCCCAATGAAGCAGGGCTTTTGAGATGGGATATTCCACAAGCAGACAGCGTCCGGCTAGAAGAAACTTACCCCAAACCTCAAATTTTGGGGGAGGCACTTCCCGCTGTAGGAAGCCTTACGGTGGGTACGCTCGATGCCTACCCCAACGGGCGAACGTTTGTGCTGACGGCCTTCAAAGAAGGGCTGGCTATTGGCGAACAAACAGCGCGCCTGTGGTCGAGGGTTACAAGGCTACGGCTAGTGGCCAAGTTAGCACAAGAAGAAAAAGGCACTACACACCTCACCTTAGGCCAAGGAGAAATGTTTAGGTTGGTATGGAATGCGACCAACCTCGATAGCTTGCGGCTCTATGAAGAAAATAAACTCATAGGCCAATTCAAAGGTAACGGCTCGCGGACACTCACCGCACCACTCACCAGCAGAACTTACCAAATGAGGGCTTATGACCCCGAACAAAGGCACTGGGAGGAGACTTCGGTACAGGTTACGGTACGCAACAGGCATTTTGTCAAAAATAACATTGCCTTGCAGGAGCTCGCCAAAGATCATCCCATAATGATGGAAATTATCGCAACAGACTACAGCCAATACCCTGACCGGATTACCTTGCGCGTATTGGCCGTGGATACAGTGGGTAATTTTGTCAGCGGACTGGCCAATTCGCCAGACCTTGTCAAGAAGTATTTTGTAAGCCTTACCGAAAACTTCGACAAGCAGGTAGCCAAGGTCGGAAACTTTCAGGTAAAAGAAGTCAGTCGCGAGGTATCGGCTCCTTATCATTTCTCTTTGGCGCTAGATTATAGCGGTTCTATGATTGGTGCGCCCATCGCCTCATTGGAAGCCGGACTAAAAGAGTTTATCCGACAGAAAAGCCCGAAAGACCGCATCAGCCTGACTAAGTTTGACCATAACCTGCATACTGTGGTACGTGCACAAACAAACCCTGACAGTATCTTAGCCCAATACCCCATGGGGCTAAGTAAGTTTGGCGGCGCAACAGCGCTCTATGCAGCAGCAGACCTTGCCCTTGAGGTGTTTGAGCCGCAGCAGTACAATCAGGTCTTGGTTTTGATGACCGACGGGATGGATAACGCCTCATTACTACACGAAAATAAGGCTTTCTCGGCGATGGAGTTGGTGCGTAAGGCTCGCGCCCAAGGAGTAGGCATTTATCCTGTGGTTTATGGGCAAGGTGCCAATGAAGAGGTAATGCAACAAGTAGCCGAACTAACCGGCGGCTATATCTATTTTACAAATCAAGCCAAGGACCTAATCGATATTTATCAAGAAATCCCCAGGCTATTTCAACACTACTACGAAATCAGCTACAAACCCACCCCCCGCGACGGAGGGCGCTTCATCCAGCTAACATACTTCAATCAACAGTCTGAGCATCAAGCTGGAAGAGGAATGTTTGTTGGAGAGGGCTATGATTTGTCGAAGCTGGACTTGGGCGATGTCCCTAGCCTCAAGGCTGGCTTTGAGCCTATTTTCAAAGGCAAACACATCATCGCCGCACCTCAGGTGGTAGCCTTGTTTGGCTTCAACCAAGCCAATTTAGAAGAAGCCTACAAAACCAATCTGCAGCCTATCATCAGCTTCTTAAACAAACGGCCTAAGGCCGTAATAGAAGTTTATGGCCATACGGATATGGTGGGCGATACACAGCGGCAGGTTGTGCTTTCGGAGCAGCGCGCAGAGGTAGTAAAACAATACCTCATCAGCCAAGGAATAGCGCCTGAGCGTATTGCTACGAAAGGGTTTGGAAAGGCGGCTCCCGTATGGCCCGAGGAAAAAGCCCCTTGGCAGGCACAAGAAAACAGGCGGATAGAAGTGCTTCTGCTTGAGTAA
- the groL gene encoding chaperonin GroEL (60 kDa chaperone family; promotes refolding of misfolded polypeptides especially under stressful conditions; forms two stacked rings of heptamers to form a barrel-shaped 14mer; ends can be capped by GroES; misfolded proteins enter the barrel where they are refolded when GroES binds), giving the protein MAKEILFNTDARDQLKKGVDILADAVKVTLGPKGRNVILDKKFGAPAITKDGVTVAKDIELENAIENMGAQLVKEVASKTADTAGDGTTTATVLAQAIFGNGIKNVAAGANPMDLKRGIDKAVAAVVAELKKISKTVDNSNEIEQVATISANNDEEIGKMIANAMEKVGKDGVITVEEAKGTETEVKTVEGMQFDRGYLSPYFVTNTEKMEVELENPFILISEKKVSSMKELLPVLEAVVQTGRPLLIIAEDVDGEALATLVVNKIRGALKIAAVKAPGFGDRRKAMLEDIAILTNGTVISEERGYKLENATIDYLGTAEKIIIDKDNTIIVNGSGTKDAIQARVAQIRAQMEITTSDYDREKLQERLAKLSGGVAILYVGAATEVEMKEKKDRVDDALHATRAAVEEGIVPGGGVALLRAGAVLDGVKYANEDEKTGINIIRLAIEAPLRTIVANAGGEGSVVVNKVKEGKDAFGYNARTDVYEDMMKAGVIDPTKVTRLALENAASISSLLLTTECVIADIPEENGGGHAGMPGGMGGMGGMM; this is encoded by the coding sequence ATGGCAAAAGAAATCTTATTCAACACCGACGCACGCGACCAACTAAAAAAAGGCGTGGATATTTTGGCCGATGCCGTAAAGGTAACCCTAGGTCCCAAAGGTCGTAATGTCATTCTTGACAAAAAATTTGGCGCTCCCGCCATCACTAAAGACGGCGTAACCGTTGCCAAAGATATCGAACTAGAGAACGCCATCGAAAATATGGGCGCTCAGTTGGTAAAAGAAGTTGCTTCTAAAACTGCTGATACCGCTGGTGATGGTACTACTACTGCTACCGTATTGGCTCAAGCCATTTTCGGCAATGGTATCAAAAACGTAGCCGCAGGTGCCAACCCTATGGACCTCAAGCGCGGTATCGATAAGGCCGTAGCCGCTGTCGTAGCTGAGTTGAAGAAAATCTCTAAAACAGTAGACAACTCCAACGAAATCGAGCAAGTAGCTACTATCTCTGCCAACAACGACGAGGAAATCGGTAAAATGATTGCCAACGCCATGGAAAAGGTAGGCAAAGACGGTGTCATCACCGTAGAAGAAGCCAAAGGCACCGAGACAGAAGTAAAAACAGTAGAAGGGATGCAATTTGACCGTGGCTACCTCTCTCCTTACTTCGTAACCAACACCGAGAAAATGGAAGTTGAACTAGAGAACCCTTTCATCCTCATCTCTGAGAAGAAAGTGTCTTCTATGAAAGAGCTACTCCCTGTGTTGGAAGCTGTAGTCCAAACCGGCCGCCCCTTGCTTATCATCGCTGAAGATGTAGACGGAGAGGCTTTGGCTACCTTGGTAGTCAACAAAATCCGTGGTGCGTTGAAAATAGCTGCCGTAAAAGCTCCAGGCTTTGGCGACCGCCGCAAAGCGATGCTCGAAGACATTGCCATCCTTACCAATGGTACTGTCATCAGCGAAGAGCGCGGATACAAGCTCGAAAACGCTACGATAGATTACCTCGGTACTGCCGAAAAAATCATCATTGACAAAGATAATACCATCATCGTAAACGGCTCAGGCACCAAAGACGCTATCCAAGCGCGTGTAGCCCAAATCCGTGCTCAGATGGAAATCACTACTTCTGACTACGACCGTGAGAAGCTCCAAGAGCGCCTCGCCAAATTGTCAGGGGGTGTGGCTATCCTCTATGTAGGAGCTGCTACCGAAGTAGAAATGAAAGAAAAGAAAGACCGCGTAGACGATGCCCTACACGCTACTCGTGCTGCCGTTGAAGAAGGTATCGTACCAGGTGGTGGCGTAGCCCTACTCCGTGCGGGTGCTGTGCTTGACGGTGTGAAGTATGCGAACGAAGACGAAAAAACCGGTATCAATATCATCCGCTTGGCTATCGAAGCGCCTTTGCGCACAATCGTAGCTAATGCCGGTGGCGAAGGCTCGGTAGTAGTCAACAAGGTGAAAGAAGGCAAAGATGCTTTTGGCTATAACGCCCGCACCGATGTTTACGAAGATATGATGAAGGCCGGTGTCATCGACCCCACTAAGGTTACACGCCTTGCCCTCGAAAATGCGGCTTCTATCTCGTCGCTTCTGCTCACTACTGAGTGTGTGATTGCCGACATCCCTGAGGAGAATGGCGGTGGACACGCCGGTATGCCGGGTGGAATGGGCGGAATGGGCGGCATGATGTAA
- a CDS encoding AMP-binding protein, which yields MNTFPWHSHYPKGVAHTIDYQRYPNLLALMEEAFQKYGNAPAYHNMGVEHSYAQLDKMSRDFAAYLQSLGLKKGDKFAIQMPNVTQYPVALMGALRAGLTVVNINPLYTVPEMTHQYNDATVKAVIIMANFADKLQEVLPKTQVKHVIVTEIGDLLGTFKGMLTNAVVKYVKKMVPPFHIPGAVGFKRALQIGAKSPYTRPEVDAEDLAFLQYTGGTTGVSKGAMLSHRNMLSNLLQSKEWFIGVEEGKEVAITALPLYHIFALTINCFLMLFVGAKSVLVTNPRDMPGFVKTLQQNPFTIFTGLNTLFVGLMNTPGFDAINFSKVKFVVGGGMAVQRATAERWKAITGKSIAEGYGLSETAPVLSVNPLDGNERLGSIGLPVPSTELAILDDDGKPVPAGERGEICARGPQVMQGYWQRPDETAKVFFEGGWFRTGDIGMMDDDGYFRIVDRKKEMILVSGFNVYPNEVEDAATTHPGVLEAAAIGVPDDKSTERVKLFVVRKDPNLTAEELIKHCKDHLAGYKVPREIVFREELPKTNVGKILRRKLKEEEDAAANA from the coding sequence ATGAACACATTTCCTTGGCACAGCCACTACCCAAAAGGTGTAGCACATACCATTGACTATCAGCGCTACCCCAATCTTTTGGCCCTTATGGAAGAGGCTTTCCAAAAATATGGGAACGCGCCGGCCTACCACAATATGGGTGTAGAACACAGTTATGCACAGTTAGACAAAATGTCGCGTGATTTTGCGGCCTATCTCCAAAGCCTTGGGCTGAAAAAAGGCGATAAATTTGCCATCCAAATGCCCAATGTTACCCAGTATCCGGTGGCTTTGATGGGCGCGTTGCGTGCCGGTCTGACGGTAGTCAACATCAACCCCTTGTATACTGTTCCCGAGATGACACACCAGTACAACGATGCAACCGTAAAGGCCGTCATCATTATGGCCAATTTTGCGGATAAGCTTCAGGAAGTATTGCCCAAAACACAGGTCAAGCATGTCATCGTAACGGAAATCGGAGACTTGCTCGGTACGTTCAAAGGGATGTTGACCAACGCAGTAGTGAAGTATGTCAAGAAAATGGTTCCCCCTTTTCACATTCCCGGCGCAGTGGGCTTCAAACGAGCGCTTCAAATAGGAGCTAAGTCGCCTTATACGCGCCCAGAGGTAGATGCCGAAGATTTGGCTTTTTTACAATATACCGGCGGTACAACAGGAGTCTCAAAAGGAGCAATGCTCTCACACCGCAATATGTTGTCCAACCTTTTGCAATCTAAAGAATGGTTTATTGGCGTAGAAGAGGGTAAAGAAGTGGCGATTACGGCCTTGCCACTGTACCATATTTTTGCCTTGACAATCAACTGTTTCTTGATGCTCTTCGTAGGAGCTAAGAGCGTTTTGGTAACCAACCCACGCGATATGCCCGGCTTTGTCAAAACACTACAACAAAATCCTTTCACTATTTTTACAGGCCTAAACACGCTTTTTGTAGGCTTAATGAATACACCGGGTTTTGATGCTATTAATTTTAGTAAGGTGAAGTTTGTCGTTGGCGGCGGTATGGCTGTACAGCGTGCCACCGCAGAGCGCTGGAAGGCCATCACCGGCAAATCTATTGCCGAGGGTTATGGCTTGAGCGAAACTGCCCCCGTATTGTCTGTAAACCCTCTCGACGGTAATGAACGCCTCGGCTCTATTGGCTTGCCAGTACCTTCTACTGAGCTGGCTATCTTGGATGATGATGGCAAGCCCGTACCTGCCGGTGAGCGTGGTGAGATTTGCGCCCGAGGGCCGCAAGTAATGCAAGGCTATTGGCAACGCCCTGATGAAACTGCTAAGGTGTTTTTCGAAGGTGGTTGGTTCCGTACTGGCGACATCGGGATGATGGATGACGACGGTTATTTCCGCATCGTAGACCGCAAAAAAGAAATGATTTTGGTTTCAGGCTTCAATGTGTACCCCAACGAGGTAGAAGATGCCGCCACCACACACCCCGGCGTACTCGAAGCAGCAGCGATTGGAGTACCCGATGACAAATCTACTGAGCGTGTGAAGCTTTTTGTCGTACGCAAAGACCCCAACTTGACTGCCGAAGAGCTGATCAAGCACTGCAAAGATCACCTAGCCGGCTACAAAGTACCACGCGAAATTGTGTTCCGTGAAGAACTACCCAAAACAAATGTTGGTAAAATCTTGCGTCGCAAACTCAAAGAAGAAGAGGATGCCGCAGCCAACGCCTAA
- a CDS encoding O-acetylhomoserine aminocarboxypropyltransferase/cysteine synthase family protein, which translates to MSDLRFETLQLHAGQEVDPTTGARAVPIYQTTSYQFKDAAHGANLFALKEFGNIYTRIMNPTTDVFEKRVAALEGGVAALAVGSGQAAQFIALNNILEAGDNFVSTSFLYGGTYNQFKVAFKRLGIEVRFAEGDNVAAFERLIDERTKALYLETIGNPGFNIPDFEAIAALADKHQIPLIVDNTFGAAGYLFRPIEHGAAVVVQSATKWIGGHGNSIGGVIVDSGKFDWGNGKFPQFTEPSEGYHGLKFWEVFGEGGPFGNIAFIIRARVEGLRDFGPALSPFNAFLLLQGLETLSLRVERHVSNALALAQWLEAHPHVVRVNYPGLESSPYHGLAKKYLKRGYGAVLSFELKGGKDKAERFVNSLKLTSHLANVGDAKTLIIHPASTTHQQLGEAEQLAAGVTPGLLRVSVGIEHIDDIRADFEQAFAEL; encoded by the coding sequence ATGTCAGACCTAAGATTTGAAACCCTCCAATTGCACGCCGGCCAAGAAGTAGACCCTACAACAGGTGCGCGCGCTGTACCCATTTATCAAACTACCTCTTATCAGTTCAAAGATGCCGCACACGGTGCCAATCTCTTCGCTCTCAAGGAATTTGGTAATATCTACACCCGTATTATGAACCCCACCACGGATGTTTTTGAGAAGCGCGTAGCCGCGCTCGAAGGCGGGGTGGCGGCCTTGGCGGTAGGCTCAGGGCAGGCGGCGCAGTTTATTGCCCTCAACAACATCCTCGAAGCCGGAGATAACTTCGTCTCTACCTCGTTTCTGTATGGGGGTACTTACAATCAGTTTAAGGTCGCTTTCAAGCGTTTGGGCATCGAAGTGCGCTTTGCCGAAGGCGACAATGTAGCCGCGTTTGAGCGCCTGATAGATGAGCGTACCAAGGCGTTGTATTTGGAGACCATCGGCAATCCGGGCTTTAATATTCCTGATTTTGAGGCGATTGCGGCGTTGGCCGATAAGCACCAAATTCCGCTGATTGTAGACAATACCTTCGGGGCGGCGGGCTATCTGTTTAGGCCTATCGAGCATGGCGCTGCTGTCGTGGTACAATCAGCCACGAAGTGGATAGGCGGCCACGGTAACAGCATCGGTGGGGTGATTGTTGACTCAGGCAAGTTTGACTGGGGCAATGGCAAGTTCCCTCAGTTTACCGAGCCTTCGGAGGGCTACCACGGCCTGAAATTTTGGGAGGTTTTTGGTGAAGGTGGGCCTTTTGGCAATATCGCCTTTATCATCCGAGCAAGGGTAGAGGGCTTGCGCGATTTTGGCCCGGCCTTGAGTCCGTTCAATGCCTTTTTGCTGCTGCAAGGGCTGGAAACCCTCTCGCTACGGGTAGAGCGCCACGTATCGAATGCCTTGGCTTTGGCACAGTGGCTGGAGGCGCACCCGCACGTAGTACGTGTCAATTATCCCGGGCTGGAGAGTAGTCCTTACCACGGCTTGGCCAAAAAATACCTCAAGCGTGGCTACGGGGCGGTGCTCTCGTTTGAGTTGAAGGGCGGTAAGGACAAGGCAGAGCGCTTTGTGAACAGCCTCAAGCTGACAAGCCACTTGGCCAATGTGGGCGATGCCAAAACCCTGATTATCCACCCTGCTTCGACAACACACCAACAGCTGGGCGAAGCCGAGCAGTTGGCCGCCGGTGTAACGCCCGGGTTGCTGAGGGTGTCGGTGGGGATTGAGCATATCGATGATATCCGTGCCGACTTCGAACAGGCTTTTGCGGAGTTGTAG
- a CDS encoding co-chaperone GroES: MALSIKPLADRVVVEPAPAEEKTASGIIIPDTAKEKPQRGTVVAVGAGKKDEPVTVKVGDTVLYGKYSGTELNIDGKEYLIMRESDIFAVI; this comes from the coding sequence ATGGCTTTAAGTATCAAACCCTTGGCAGACCGAGTAGTGGTAGAGCCAGCTCCTGCCGAAGAAAAGACTGCATCAGGTATCATCATCCCTGACACTGCCAAAGAAAAGCCTCAGAGAGGCACTGTAGTAGCTGTAGGAGCAGGCAAAAAAGACGAGCCTGTAACGGTAAAAGTAGGAGATACCGTGCTTTATGGTAAGTATTCTGGTACTGAGTTGAACATCGACGGCAAAGAGTACCTCATCATGCGTGAGTCTGACATCTTTGCAGTGATTTAA
- a CDS encoding homoserine dehydrogenase, which translates to MNRPLKLGFFGFGCVGQGLYDILQKIDFQVSIERICVKDPQKPRSLPQKFFTFNYDDILEDPTINVVVEMISDADEAYEIVKKALEQGKDVVTANKKMVAEHLPELLAIQEATGTSLLYEAAVCGSIPIIRTLAEYYDNELLYSVGGIFNGSSNYILTKVLQENLDYADALKQAQDLGFAEADPTLDVGGFDAKYKLCIVAAQAYGLLVRPEAVFNYGIDTLSSYDARFAQEKGFKIKLVAEVIKLDEHQVSLAVLPRFVNADHYLYHVENEYNAVIVAAAFSQKQVLVGKGAGGHPTGSAVLSDISALRYGYKYEYKKSKRNRALQLSQALHKEVYIRYHEEQDLALFDFAEISVRYSEAGFKYVIGVVSLQNLVDVREELLARRIFIADTGREVPQPTAIRQEADALTAA; encoded by the coding sequence ATGAACAGACCACTAAAACTCGGATTTTTCGGATTTGGCTGCGTAGGCCAAGGATTGTACGATATTCTCCAAAAAATTGATTTTCAGGTAAGCATCGAGCGGATTTGTGTCAAAGACCCACAAAAGCCCCGCAGCTTGCCACAGAAGTTTTTTACTTTTAATTATGATGATATTCTGGAAGACCCCACCATCAATGTGGTTGTAGAGATGATCAGCGATGCCGATGAGGCCTACGAGATTGTCAAAAAAGCGCTAGAGCAGGGCAAGGATGTAGTAACGGCCAATAAGAAAATGGTGGCCGAGCACTTGCCCGAGTTGTTGGCTATCCAAGAGGCTACCGGTACTTCCTTGCTTTATGAGGCGGCAGTGTGTGGCAGTATTCCCATCATCCGTACATTGGCAGAGTATTATGACAATGAGCTGCTCTACTCTGTGGGGGGAATTTTCAATGGATCTTCTAACTACATCCTGACCAAGGTGCTGCAAGAAAACCTAGACTATGCCGATGCGCTCAAACAAGCACAAGACCTAGGCTTTGCTGAAGCCGACCCTACCCTCGATGTGGGTGGGTTTGATGCTAAGTACAAGCTTTGTATTGTGGCTGCTCAGGCATACGGCCTGCTGGTGCGTCCGGAGGCAGTGTTCAATTATGGTATCGATACCCTGAGCAGCTACGATGCGCGATTTGCCCAAGAAAAAGGCTTCAAAATCAAATTGGTGGCCGAAGTAATCAAGTTGGATGAGCACCAAGTATCGTTGGCCGTATTGCCAAGGTTTGTCAACGCCGACCACTACCTCTATCATGTCGAGAATGAGTACAATGCTGTGATTGTGGCGGCGGCTTTTTCGCAAAAGCAAGTGTTGGTTGGCAAGGGCGCAGGTGGCCACCCTACCGGCTCTGCCGTACTGTCGGACATCTCGGCGCTGCGCTATGGGTATAAGTATGAATACAAAAAATCAAAGCGCAACCGTGCCCTGCAGCTCAGCCAAGCCCTCCACAAAGAGGTGTACATTCGTTATCACGAGGAGCAGGATTTGGCGCTTTTTGATTTTGCCGAAATCAGCGTACGCTACAGCGAAGCCGGCTTCAAGTATGTCATCGGGGTAGTGTCGTTACAAAACTTGGTCGATGTTCGGGAAGAGTTGTTGGCGCGCCGTATTTTCATTGCCGACACAGGGCGGGAAGTTCCTCAACCGACAGCCATTCGGCAAGAAGCCGACGCATTGACTGCGGCCTAA
- a CDS encoding homoserine O-acetyltransferase family protein, producing the protein MSSKITALAALRNTPYILKNKVFYHKKPLSLELGGQLAEFQLAYSTYGKLNEARDNVIWVCHALTGNARVDDWWGGLFGVGNVLDPSRYFIVCANVLGSCYGSTCALSSDPQTANPYYHRFPELTIRDMVQGLELLAQHLGIHTVALGLGGSLGGQQLLEWAVMYPERFRQIVPIATNAWHSPWGIAFNEAQRMAIAADASWAESHAEAGKAGLKAARAMALLSYRNYHTYQQTQAEPQIPELPHTFRAASYQQYQGQKLCNRFDAFAYWTLSKAMDSHHLGRGRGSAEAALAKVKARALVIGIRSDLLFPPAEQQFLATHLPQAVYEEIDSAYGHDGFLLECDHLRALLYKHQYWLPSNPLP; encoded by the coding sequence ATGTCAAGTAAAATAACGGCCTTAGCGGCACTCAGAAATACGCCTTATATCTTGAAGAACAAGGTTTTTTATCATAAAAAGCCCCTTTCATTGGAGTTGGGGGGGCAACTGGCGGAGTTTCAGCTGGCCTACTCGACCTATGGCAAGCTCAATGAAGCCCGCGACAATGTCATCTGGGTCTGTCATGCGCTCACGGGCAATGCCCGTGTGGATGACTGGTGGGGCGGCCTTTTTGGCGTGGGCAATGTGCTCGACCCCTCTCGCTATTTTATTGTGTGTGCCAATGTGCTGGGCTCGTGTTATGGCTCTACATGTGCGCTTTCGAGCGACCCACAGACGGCCAACCCTTATTATCATCGATTTCCGGAGCTGACCATCCGCGATATGGTGCAGGGGCTAGAGTTGCTCGCCCAACACCTAGGGATACATACCGTTGCTCTAGGCTTGGGAGGCTCCTTGGGCGGACAGCAACTGCTGGAGTGGGCGGTGATGTATCCGGAGCGCTTCCGACAGATTGTGCCTATCGCAACCAACGCCTGGCATTCGCCCTGGGGGATTGCCTTTAACGAAGCGCAGCGAATGGCCATTGCGGCAGATGCCTCTTGGGCTGAGTCGCACGCCGAGGCAGGCAAGGCCGGTCTGAAGGCCGCCCGGGCGATGGCGCTGTTGTCGTACCGCAACTACCACACTTACCAACAGACGCAGGCCGAGCCACAGATTCCCGAACTGCCCCATACCTTTAGGGCGGCTAGCTACCAACAGTATCAGGGGCAGAAGCTGTGCAATCGCTTTGATGCCTTTGCTTATTGGACGCTCTCGAAGGCGATGGACAGCCACCATCTAGGCAGGGGGCGCGGAAGCGCAGAGGCCGCGCTGGCGAAGGTCAAAGCCCGTGCCTTGGTCATCGGTATTCGCTCAGACTTGCTTTTCCCTCCGGCTGAGCAACAGTTTTTGGCCACACACCTACCACAGGCGGTTTATGAAGAAATTGACTCAGCCTATGGGCACGACGGCTTTCTGCTCGAATGTGACCACCTGAGAGCACTGCTCTACAAACATCAGTATTGGCTGCCGTCTAACCCTTTGCCCTAA